DNA sequence from the Pedobacter schmidteae genome:
ACTTGAAGTCAGACAGAAAATTGATCATAAGATAAATACTGCCTCTATTGAGATTTCTGCTATTTCTTCTGAGATGGATTGTGAAGAAGAACGGATAAGTCAGGTAGCAAATTATTTGTCATCACGACAGGATGAGCGTGAGTCAAAGCTTACGAAAGGGGCTATTGTAGTTGGGGCCCTAGGTGCAATTTTGACCGGTGGCCTGATAAAGAACGATGCTGCAAGCAACTCGGTAGGAATTACTACTGGTGTTGCTGAGGCGGGCCTGGGGGTGGCGATGTTGTTCAATAAGGAATCTGTAGAATTTCATCATGAGCGAAATGCGCTAAAGGATGTTTGGTTTAATACTTCTACATCTAACATTTTTCCTCCTCTGATATGGTATTATCTGAATTATAAGAATCCAGAGATTGGTCAAAATAAGTCTTTGAGGGATCAGATGGTTGAAAAATGGATTAACCTCGGCCAGATTGATCTTGATCCAAAAAAATCATCCTTGGAATTGTTCTTTGGTAGAGGAGGGGAGTATGCTACCGATCAATTGGAGAACAGAGCAGATATGTATGATCAACTGGAATCAAATATTACACTGATGAAGCAGGATCTGAAGGCACTTTCTCTGGAAATTGATAAGATTTAATTTATCATTGGCTTGTTACACGAGCAATTGTTTTAAAAAACGAAACAACTAAAATGCTATCCATTTCAGGAGATAATGTATTAACGCAGCAAGCAATCCTGTAGCAGGAATCGTTAATACCCAGGCGTACAGAATAGGGATAGTCACACCCCAGCGTACTGCCGAAATTCTCTTGATTGCACCAACTCCAATAATAGCACCTGTAATTGTATGCGTTGTACTTACGGGAATACCCAATATGCTGGTAGAAAAAAGAGTAATTGCTCCGGAAGTTTCGGCGCTGAACCCTTCAAATGGCTTTAAATTTGTTATTTTCGACCCCATAGTCTTAACAATACGCCAGCCGCCAAGTAGTGTACCTAAACCCATGGCACTATGGCAGGATATGACCACCCAAAACGGTATCGTTGCATTTTTATCTAGTTCTCCGGCCGCAATAAGGGCTACGGCTATAATACCCATGATTTTTTGTGCATCATTTGCACCATGACCAATACTAAAAGCAGCTGCTGAAAGTAATTGAAGTTTTTTAAAATATCTGCTAACCGTTCCCCGATTAGAATTTTTACAAATCCAGGTGACCAATGTGGATATCAATATGGAAATCATCATGCCAATTAGAGGTGCTAAAAAAATAAACAGGATGATTTTTAAAACTGCGCTATATATAACCACTCCAAAACCAGCGCCAGCAATAGCTGCTCCAACAAAACCGCCAATGAGGGTGTGAGATGAGCTGGAAGGGAGCCCAAAAAACCAGGTGGCCAGATTCCATAAAATAGCCGCCAGTAACCCGGCTATCAGTACCTGCATGGTTACAATTTCGGGATGAACAATACCTTTGGCAATGGTGTTGGCTACATGAAGTTTAAAAATCAGATATGAAATGAAATTGAAAAAGGCTGCCCATAAAACAGCCAATCGAGGAGATAAAACTCTTGTGCCTACAATTGTAGCGATAGAATTAGCTGCATCATGAAAGCCATTGATGACATCAAATAACAAAGCTAGTCCAATAACTATGATAAGTATGGTCATACCTCCCCCTTCCAGTATGAATTTTACTATATTAGTACTTAAAGTTACGAAATAGAAATTACTTTGTGGGTGTTTCTCAAAATCCCGGGCAGGTAAGTGGT
Encoded proteins:
- a CDS encoding inorganic phosphate transporter; this encodes MTILIIVIGLALLFDVINGFHDAANSIATIVGTRVLSPRLAVLWAAFFNFISYLIFKLHVANTIAKGIVHPEIVTMQVLIAGLLAAILWNLATWFFGLPSSSSHTLIGGFVGAAIAGAGFGVVIYSAVLKIILFIFLAPLIGMMISILISTLVTWICKNSNRGTVSRYFKKLQLLSAAAFSIGHGANDAQKIMGIIAVALIAAGELDKNATIPFWVVISCHSAMGLGTLLGGWRIVKTMGSKITNLKPFEGFSAETSGAITLFSTSILGIPVSTTHTITGAIIGVGAIKRISAVRWGVTIPILYAWVLTIPATGLLAALIHYLLKWIAF